The genomic interval GCACAATGGTTACATAGCTTCGCTGTCATTAACAATATCAAGAACAGAATCAACAATAACATCAGCAATAATTAATCTGGCGGTCATGTAATAACCGCCATTAAACTAAACAAACAGAATTCAACGCTCTACATTTGCCAGTtgtgcataaatttcaatttgacgAGCCGAACAAAACCGCACCCTGACCTATGCCGTCCCTCTGCCCTCTTGCACCTATGCCGTGTATTGGCAATTAAACGGCTGCGCGTTGGCGATATGCTGGGCGAACCGCAGCAATAGCCGCGGGAATTgtgttttgtaaataatatagCCAGGCCAAATGTTTAATGACATGAAATTAATGCGCAAGCATCAGCAACAATGCTGCCATATGGAGGTGTTCCCTGTTGCCACCTGTTCAGGTCAAATGTTAATGACATAAGCCCCAAGGAGAGTTCATTTATAAATACGGTGCGTATactcgatatcgatatatgcGGTGTATACCCTTACAGCTGACTGAGCTTTGTTGCCATCACTCAACGAAAGTGTGCGACAGTTGGCATTCAGATTAGAGATGAGAGCGTGCTAAGGTTTGAAAATCGTACCTCCTAAACAAATTAAGAGATATCTCTGTGCGCAGGCAAAACAATCTTTAGAGGAGCTCAACAATAGTCCTAATTTAAGAAGAATATATTCGAAATCTTTAATCTTTTAATGCACTAAAAATATTCATTCGAACAGTAACACGAactttgtaaaaatatatttttgacttTGTTTTTACATTATGGAAAATGAACACAGaatctttcttcttaattaaGAAGAAACATTCGCGTAGAAACATTTCAACGTTATTCGTGCTTAATTCGTGTCATTTTGAGCAATTTTCGTGCTTATCTATTTTACTAACGCAAATAAGCACAGCTCAGCAATATGTTACCCTGTCTCCAATCCACACagaaacatacacacatatgtgtgtttTATGTTATTCTTTTCCTCGAATTTTATGAGTTgactgtgggcgtggcccaAATGGCGCAAACAATTGGCGCCAGTTTGTTTAGATTTCAGCTAGCAACTcgtaaataagtatatattttgctttttgccgCAATTTGcgtccaacaacaacagcaacaacaacaacaatagattCACAGTTACGGCTTGGGATTTCATTTTTGGCTGCGGGTGGGTACGACGAAGAGTCCCGAAATTTTTATTGTCCAGCCAAAAGCGAGGAAATACGCATGAAATTAGATTTGCTCCATCGAattgatttcatttgttttgatttgtttccgaaaatacGCAAATTGGATACGAAACCAAACACCatcacacacgcactcacacacacatacacacatacaatcTGAGTGGTTGCCATGGCTGAAATGAATACATTTTGGTCAAATGGTTGAGATTCGAGCATTGTCGTCGAGCTGGGGGCGTTGACATGGGGCGTTGCGGTTTCTGTTGACTTAATGGGAAGGCAGTCAAAGAAACCCCCAACACAccgagacacacacacacacactcacgcacacacacaaacacacatttataCTGACTCATTGTAGCCTAGCCTGACTTTTAGTAGTtttcgctgccgctgctgatgctgttggcAATTGAGCGATCAGCACTTGGCAGCTTGTGTTGGCATTAAAGTGTCAGCAGatacgcatacatatacacacacacacgcaaacacattTTTTGTGCCTTGTAGTCAGTGATTTGGGCCGCATGCGGCTTAATGTGCCAAGCGTTAAGACACCAAAACCGagccaagcaaaacaaaaagttgccGCTCAATCAACTGGCCAAAATGCGAGAAGCATGGCCAAATCTAAACCCTTTTTGGCTTGTCCATTTACGCTGCTGGGGGATTTACAGATCAGCGGCTTAAATGACCCACGGGCTGCCGGCAATTCCTGTCCTTTAAGTGCCTGTGGGCAACTTTTTCGGTGAACAACTTATTCAAGACATAGCACGTGATAACCCAATTAATGGCGCACTCTAAAAACTTATTTCTTGTCAActtttatacataaatattttatcgaCATATTCGGctcattataaataaaaaaaacagacgCAGCCCAAAaactgaacccattcaaaaacTAATCATTATTGAAAACGTGTGCGAAAAAGAGAAACTTTTTGCTGTCCCAATCGCATTACCGGCAAACAAGGGGCCCTAAGCTGACAGGAAAGTCTGTCCAAACTTCTAACGAAATAGCTTTGgtcaaattgttttattgtcCTTTTGTGTCCTTTCCGGCAACGCCCACACATCCTTCTGGATGCGCCAACATTGTTTGGCGCTAAAAACTCTCAAAGGATTTCTGTCCGGCGTCCGGTTGCCAAGAACCAAGAGCAAAACACACTTTTGTGTTTGCACAAGATTATTCGATGTAGAAGAATCGCATTTAATATTACCATATTGTGGGCTGGAAAGATGTGTATTCACATCATAATGTGACCATGGAGAAAAGCTAAACGAATGTGGAATGACAGTGAATGTTAAATAATCGTGattggaaaataaattaatacaaatcGTTTTAAGCTAATACTCAAAGttgttaaattgtttgtgcatttaaaaaaaaaaaatgtgacatGGATTGTTGTGTGTTGAAATGAAGATTGAAGCAGACACATGTACAAATGTAGCTAAATGTCCAAGCATTTTCACACTGTATAGTATAGACGTGGATCTTTGATAAAGTAAACATGGATGTCAACAGTGAACAGTTTGGAATTAAGTTAATTAacattcgattcgattcggtTCGTGAATTTGTCAGAATATTGAAGATTGCTGCAAAAGAGCTTTGCTAATAAAATtagaaattgatttaagtacGGTTAAGTCTTGATAAACTGAAATAACATTATTCAACCAGTGGGTGGAAACCCGTTTCAATTGTCAACCTTTTTGTACCCTTGTTAAAGGTTTATATAGAGCATTCGTCTGTCCATGGATCAAAGCATCCAGTTTAGACATTTAAGGTGTTCAGATATCAATTTATAACTAACACTTTAAGGgaattattgttttattcAAGACGTGTGTCATtagaaaatagaaataaaaagaactgCTTTCACTGAGATGCAACTGCCTCTTTATGTTTTATTCGTCGTTTTCTGCGACCCCTTCGGACTGCCGTGCGCCGTTCTCTGGAGGCCTTTTTGCGTGCCTCAGCAGCGGCACAGACCGCTTTGTAGGCAGActttttgatattttgcaGATCTCTGCGGGACTCGCAAAGCCGCTTCTTGAGCGTGTCGATGCGACACTGCGCCGTTTCCATGAGCTGTGCCTTATCATCAAACTCCTGCTGTGCACCGGTAGCCGCGTTTTTGGCTTGGCACAGATTCTCCTTGGCAAGCTTCATGATAGCCTCCATGGCCAGAAATAACTGATGCGCCTTTTTGGCCGAATTGTGAGCGGCATGCAGATTATTCTGAGAGCTGGCAATTGAGTCTGTCGCCTGCTGCATGACCGACTCCGCATCGTTTATCTCCGCCTCCAGCTGCTCGACAATCTGTTGCTTGCCCGAAAGCGCCGCTTCGGCCGCCTTGGCAGCGGCATATGCCCTATCCGCCAGCTGTTTTTTGACCATGTGCGACACCTCCGCCGCGGCGGACTGCTGTGTGCCGTAAGCCTGCTCCGCCTCGTGTGCGGCCTTTTGGGCTATGTTCGTGGCGGTCTGCTTGGGACTGGGGTGGCCCATAAAGCTATCGCTATTGGAGCCGCATTTCATGCTGTTTAAGTCGCCACCAGCTTCGTTACAACCGCTGCCTGCTGTATTACAGGAACTGCCACCAGACACATCGCCCATATCCTCAATCTGATCCAGACTGCCGCTGAGGCGTTTCTGATGCGTGCGGCGATTGCGCAAGCGCTTGGGGCTCAGCTCCCTAAGAGGTGTGAgcactgctgttgctgcgatTGCGATGAACTGGAGTAGCAGTTGCAGTAGGAGGAACAGGTAGAGTGCCTGGGTCAGCTGTGTAATGCGCATAATTACGTGTGCCTTCAAAGTTGCTGCAAGTTTTACTTTCCAGTTGCCGCTCGAACATTTTTACATTTCAAGTAGTTTGCTAAGTCAATTTTCAgagtgaaaaataaaaaatgaaatgcgcCGTAAAAGTAGGCGGACGCACAAAGGAAAACTTAGCCCAGTGAGTGGAGGGCCAAGGAGAAGTAGGTACAGCGCATAAATTTTCCACGCAATTTCACGCAATATCTTCAAGCGCAACTGAATCTCTTGAGGTT from Drosophila virilis strain 15010-1051.87 chromosome 2, Dvir_AGI_RSII-ME, whole genome shotgun sequence carries:
- the LOC6632993 gene encoding uncharacterized protein, giving the protein MGDVSGGSSCNTAGSGCNEAGGDLNSMKCGSNSDSFMGHPSPKQTATNIAQKAAHEAEQAYGTQQSAAAEVSHMVKKQLADRAYAAAKAAEAALSGKQQIVEQLEAEINDAESVMQQATDSIASSQNNLHAAHNSAKKAHQLFLAMEAIMKLAKENLCQAKNAATGAQQEFDDKAQLMETAQCRIDTLKKRLCESRRDLQNIKKSAYKAVCAAAEARKKASRERRTAVRRGRRKRRIKHKEAVASQ